A genomic stretch from Cloacibacterium caeni includes:
- a CDS encoding MFS transporter encodes MSHQFNTQAEHDAYVDERKKSSTLWSIIMASSLGTLIEWYDFYIFGSLAVVLSTKFFPADNPTAAFLSTLATFAAGFVVRPFGALFFGRLGDIIGRKYTFLVTLLIMGFSTFLIGCIPSYETIGFMAPVLVLILRLLQGLALGGEYGGAATYVAEYAEHNRRGYWTSWIQTTATSGLFISLIVILVTKSSLTAEEFDNWGWRVPFWISILMVGVSYIIRKNMKESPLFAKAKKEGKTSTNPLKESFGNKYNFKYVLLALFGAVMGQGVVWYTGQFYAMSFMQKVMNIESAQVDSLMAAALFIGTPLFVLFGWLSDKVGRKPIMMIGLLLAIFAYRPIYNQMFKLGDFSQKQELKDKFTSEATAKVLEGTKVDSVYTTQKFYADGSNVKEVVTKHLENGKVLLDEKGKDKVETKITKTIDSTTKWTLAFWVFLQVVFVTMVYGPIAAFLVEMFPIRIRYTSMSLPYHIGNGIFGGLLPAVATYLVTSAKDAGNPEYYLQGLWYPIIVAAVSLIIGVIYLDGKDRNVED; translated from the coding sequence ATGAGTCATCAATTTAACACACAAGCAGAGCATGATGCTTACGTAGATGAACGTAAAAAATCTTCAACTCTATGGAGCATTATCATGGCGTCTTCTCTAGGAACGCTTATCGAATGGTATGATTTCTATATTTTCGGTAGTTTAGCGGTAGTTTTATCTACTAAATTTTTCCCAGCAGATAATCCTACTGCAGCATTTTTATCTACACTAGCCACTTTTGCGGCTGGATTCGTAGTAAGACCTTTCGGAGCTTTATTTTTCGGAAGATTAGGAGATATTATTGGTAGAAAGTACACTTTCTTGGTCACTTTATTAATCATGGGATTCTCTACTTTCTTAATCGGGTGTATCCCAAGTTATGAAACCATCGGTTTTATGGCTCCAGTTTTAGTATTAATTCTTCGTTTATTACAAGGTTTAGCTCTTGGTGGTGAATACGGAGGTGCTGCAACTTATGTAGCAGAATACGCAGAACACAACAGACGTGGTTACTGGACTTCTTGGATTCAGACCACTGCCACTTCTGGTTTATTCATTTCACTTATCGTGATTTTGGTGACTAAAAGTTCATTAACTGCAGAAGAATTTGACAATTGGGGATGGAGAGTTCCTTTCTGGATTTCTATTTTAATGGTGGGCGTTTCTTATATCATTAGAAAAAACATGAAAGAATCTCCACTTTTTGCAAAAGCTAAAAAAGAAGGAAAAACTTCAACCAATCCATTAAAAGAATCTTTCGGAAATAAATACAACTTTAAATATGTTTTATTAGCATTATTCGGTGCTGTAATGGGACAAGGTGTAGTTTGGTACACTGGTCAGTTCTACGCGATGTCTTTCATGCAAAAAGTAATGAATATAGAATCTGCACAAGTAGACTCATTGATGGCAGCCGCATTATTTATCGGAACCCCATTATTCGTATTATTCGGTTGGCTATCTGATAAAGTAGGAAGAAAACCAATTATGATGATTGGTCTTTTATTGGCAATTTTCGCTTACAGACCTATTTATAACCAAATGTTTAAACTGGGAGATTTTTCTCAAAAACAAGAATTAAAAGACAAATTCACTTCTGAAGCAACTGCTAAAGTTCTAGAAGGAACTAAAGTAGACTCTGTTTACACTACTCAAAAATTCTATGCAGATGGAAGCAATGTAAAAGAAGTGGTGACTAAACATCTAGAAAACGGAAAAGTTTTACTAGACGAAAAAGGAAAAGATAAAGTAGAAACTAAAATCACCAAAACGATAGACAGCACTACCAAATGGACGCTTGCTTTCTGGGTTTTCTTACAAGTTGTTTTCGTAACGATGGTTTATGGACCTATTGCTGCTTTCTTAGTAGAAATGTTCCCTATCAGAATCAGATACACTTCTATGTCACTTCCTTATCATATTGGTAATGGTATCTTCGGAGGTTTATTGCCTGCAGTAGCTACTTATTTGGTAACCTCGGCTAAAGACGCCGGAAATCCAGAATATTACTTACAAGGTTTATGGTATCCAATTATCGTAGCGGCAGTGAGTTTAATCATCGGAGTGATTTACTTAGACGGAAAAGATAGAAATGTAGAAGATTAA
- a CDS encoding IS1/IS1595 family N-terminal zinc-binding domain-containing protein, with translation MKINCCPKCENSEIVKSGIVKGKQRYFCRDCNYYFTVNKIGKKIDDYYVTKALQLYLEGLSLREIERILGISHVTISSWIKEYNIKKPPHSDFHATYKVFKQIELAEYIRNEENLKGSGLIITEFGDKFMMIKWERFKK, from the coding sequence ATGAAAATAAATTGTTGCCCGAAATGCGAAAACTCCGAAATCGTTAAAAGTGGCATTGTTAAAGGAAAACAGCGCTATTTTTGCAGAGACTGCAATTACTATTTCACGGTAAATAAAATTGGAAAAAAGATAGATGATTACTATGTAACGAAAGCTTTACAACTCTATTTAGAAGGCCTCAGTTTAAGAGAAATAGAGCGTATTCTGGGCATTTCGCATGTCACTATCAGTTCTTGGATTAAGGAATACAACATTAAAAAACCACCACATTCGGATTTCCATGCTACCTATAAGGTTTTCAAACAAATAGAACTCGCAGAATACATCAGAAATGAAGAAAATTTAAAAGGTTCTGGGCTCATCATTACCGAATTCGGAGATAAGTTTATGATGATAAAATGGGAACGTTTTAAAAAGTAA
- a CDS encoding aspartate carbamoyltransferase catalytic subunit, which produces MIKLSRLSLESVEKLLNQALEFANGKTVKAKSDIFVANLFFEDSTRTKISFEVAEKKLGLHVVHFDESKSSINKGESLLDTIKTLESIGINLSVIRHQKTRFYDELKGVKMGVVNAGDGIGHHPSQALLDLMTIKQEFGEIKDLKIGIVGDIKHSRVANSNATTLRRLGAKVYFSGPREWFDEGSIMNGTYRDLDALVTDVDVLMLLRIQHERHDEKMKLTPQDYLKKYGLTKEREQKMKPNAIIMHPAPINRGVEIDSDLVECERSRIFKQMQNGVFARMAILKKVLEERGFEFE; this is translated from the coding sequence ATGATTAAATTATCCAGATTATCATTAGAGAGCGTTGAAAAATTATTAAATCAAGCGCTGGAATTCGCAAACGGCAAAACAGTAAAGGCCAAATCAGACATTTTTGTAGCGAATCTTTTTTTTGAAGACAGTACCAGAACGAAAATAAGTTTTGAGGTGGCTGAGAAAAAATTAGGATTGCACGTAGTGCATTTTGATGAGTCAAAAAGTTCTATCAATAAAGGCGAAAGTCTTTTAGATACCATTAAAACACTGGAATCAATTGGGATAAACCTTTCCGTAATAAGACACCAAAAAACCAGATTTTATGATGAATTGAAAGGTGTGAAAATGGGAGTGGTAAATGCTGGAGACGGAATTGGGCACCATCCAAGTCAAGCTTTACTGGATTTAATGACCATTAAACAAGAATTTGGAGAAATCAAAGATTTAAAAATAGGAATCGTAGGAGATATTAAACACAGTAGAGTAGCTAATTCTAATGCCACTACATTAAGAAGATTAGGGGCAAAAGTGTATTTTTCCGGACCAAGAGAATGGTTTGATGAAGGAAGTATAATGAACGGAACCTATAGAGATTTAGATGCACTGGTTACAGATGTAGATGTACTCATGTTGCTTAGAATTCAGCACGAAAGACATGATGAAAAAATGAAATTGACGCCTCAAGATTATCTCAAAAAATATGGTCTTACCAAAGAGCGTGAGCAAAAAATGAAACCGAATGCCATCATTATGCATCCTGCTCCAATTAACAGAGGAGTAGAAATAGACAGTGATTTGGTAGAATGCGAACGTTCTAGAATCTTTAAACAAATGCAAAATGGAGTATTTGCAAGAATGGCCATCTTGAAAAAAGTTTTAGAAGAAAGAGGTTTTGAATTTGAATAA
- a CDS encoding carbamoyl phosphate synthase small subunit yields the protein MKKKLILESGEVFHGQGFGANTDTEGEVVFNTGMTGYQELISDPSYCGQIVTMTYPLIGNYGINRDDFESIEPAIKGLIVRELCDFPSNFRSQLSLDEFFAKKKLSGISGIDTRKLTRIIRNHGVLKGKIVDENADETAVIAELKTKNFPTNQVEQVSTKTPYASPGRGFKVVLVDFGSKLGIIRELSQRDCDIIVVSQDTTADEILLMNPDGVMLSNGPGDPQDVKGASELINGLLGKVPIFGICLGHQLIGLACGAKTYKLKFGHRGGNHPVLDLKTGKVAITSQNHGYAIDEESLENTDLEVTHIALNDKTNEGVRHKKYPCFSVQYHPEASPGPEDANYLFDEFVEMMEEFKK from the coding sequence ATGAAAAAGAAATTAATTTTAGAATCAGGTGAAGTTTTTCACGGACAAGGTTTTGGTGCAAATACCGATACTGAAGGAGAAGTGGTGTTCAATACCGGGATGACTGGTTATCAAGAACTCATTTCAGACCCTTCATATTGCGGTCAAATTGTAACCATGACTTATCCATTAATTGGTAATTACGGAATTAATAGAGATGATTTCGAAAGTATTGAGCCCGCTATTAAAGGCTTAATCGTGAGGGAATTGTGTGATTTTCCTTCTAATTTCAGAAGTCAATTGTCTTTAGATGAATTTTTTGCCAAAAAAAAGCTATCAGGAATTTCAGGAATTGATACCAGAAAACTGACTAGAATTATCAGAAATCATGGGGTTTTAAAAGGAAAAATTGTAGATGAAAATGCAGATGAAACAGCAGTAATTGCTGAACTGAAAACTAAAAATTTCCCAACCAATCAAGTGGAGCAAGTTTCTACCAAAACGCCTTATGCAAGTCCAGGAAGAGGTTTCAAAGTGGTTTTAGTGGACTTTGGTTCTAAATTAGGCATTATCAGAGAACTTTCTCAGAGAGATTGCGACATCATCGTGGTGTCTCAAGATACTACTGCGGATGAGATTCTACTAATGAATCCAGATGGAGTAATGCTTTCTAACGGTCCTGGTGATCCACAAGATGTAAAAGGTGCTTCAGAATTAATCAATGGTTTACTGGGTAAAGTTCCAATCTTCGGAATTTGTTTAGGTCACCAGTTAATTGGTTTGGCTTGTGGAGCAAAAACCTATAAATTAAAATTCGGTCACAGAGGTGGAAATCACCCAGTTCTAGATTTAAAAACAGGTAAAGTAGCGATTACTTCTCAGAATCACGGTTATGCAATAGACGAAGAATCTCTAGAAAATACCGATTTAGAAGTAACACACATCGCTCTGAATGATAAAACAAACGAAGGAGTTCGTCATAAGAAATATCCATGTTTTTCAGTACAATATCACCCAGAAGCAAGTCCAGGTCCAGAAGATGCCAATTATCTTTTTGACGAGTTTGTGGAAATGATGGAAGAGTTTAAAAAGTAG